A portion of the Tiliqua scincoides isolate rTilSci1 chromosome 3, rTilSci1.hap2, whole genome shotgun sequence genome contains these proteins:
- the SLC25A28 gene encoding mitoferrin-2 isoform X2 yields the protein MNPAEVVKQRMQMYNSPYQRVTDCVRAVWCNEGAGAFYRSYTTQLTMNIPFQAIHFMAYESLQEHLNPHRQYNPGSHMVAGACAGAIAAAATTPLDVCKTLLNTQEALALNTNISGHITGMAHAFRTVYRVGGLTAYFRGVQARVIYQMPSTAIAWSVYEFFKYILTKRKEERLAGK from the coding sequence TGGTAAAACAGCGGATGCAAATGTACAACTCTCCATACCAACGAGTGACGGACTGTGTGCGTGCTGTGTGGTGCAATGAAGGGGCAGGCGCTTTCTACCGAAGCTACACCACTCAGCTGACCATGAACATCCCCTTCCAGGCCATCCATTTCATGGCATATGAATCTCTTCAGGAACACCTCAACCCCCATAGACAGTACAACCCTGGCTCCCATATGGTGGCTGGTGCCTGTGCaggtgccattgctgctgctgccaccacccccttGGACGTTTGCAAAACACTGCTGAATACCCAGGAAGCCCTGGCACTGAATACCAACATCAGTGGGCACATTACAGGCATGGCTCACGCCTTCAGGACGGTGTACCGTGTGGGTGGGCTGACTGCCTATTTCCGTGGGGTGCAGGCCCGTGTTATTTACCAGATGCCCTCCACAGCCATTGCCTGGTCTGTGTATGAGTTCTTCAAATACATCCTTACTAAGCGGAAGGAAGAGCGGTTGGCTGGGAAGTGA